A window of the Harmonia axyridis chromosome 5, icHarAxyr1.1, whole genome shotgun sequence genome harbors these coding sequences:
- the LOC123681258 gene encoding nuclear hormone receptor HR96 — translation MKAKFEGKVCGVCGDKALGFNFNAITCESCKAFFRRNALVQKDFKCPFSEHCTITPVTRRFCQKCRLDKCFSIGMCKNLIMSEEDKEVKRKKIMENRSRKRMGLGAFKKGFKKVKKEASNIEHTSIQSTEVHDENDQVSFQESTILPPFQNNEEISTIVPEEFTLVSPNDTEIVSSSDEVSMIRSILNNTPQKNENLSQINNKYECSVNPSLSGDEKNINDSNEDSCISITDGKDISSSINQFSGVVEDTLSDMQNSSAEVNSLETILCEAIKLEFQTFTPINQSHSKELNDAERAKLNELIVANKVLSVPFDDDIENSLLGQMRDPHGKLEADPALLDVINLTAIAIRRLIRMVKKINAFKSMCQEDQVSLLKGGATEIMILRSAMNYDSKNKSWQIPKKQQSINLNVDILKQAKNNAYDEHEKFIRTFDPRWRADENIILIMCAIALFTPDRPRVVHKDVIKLEQNSYYYLLKRYLECTYPGCEAKSTFLKLMQKISKLHVLNEELVNIYLDVNPSQVEPLLIELFDLKP, via the exons ATGAAGGCTAAATTTGAAGGAAAAGTTTGTGGTGTGTGTGGAGATAAGGCCTTAGGATTCAATTTTAATGCAATAACTTGTGAGAGTTGCAAGGCATTCTTTAGAAGGAATGCATTAGTACAAAAAGATTTCAAATGTCCCTTTAGTGAACATTGTACAATAACTCCTGTAACTAGGAGGTTTTGTCAAAAATGTAGACTAGATAAGTGTTTCTCTATAGGTATGTGTAAGAATTTGATAATGTCTGAAGAAGACAAGGaagtgaaacgaaaaaaaattatggagaaTCGAAGTCGCAAAAGGATGGGTTTAGGTGCCTTCAAAAAAGGGTTCAAGAAGGTTAAGAAAGAAGCAAGTAATATTGAGCATACATCAATTCAATCCACTGAAGTTCATGATGAAAATGATCAAGTATCCTTTCAAGAGTCAACAATATTGCCTCCCTTTCAAAATAATGAGGAAATAAGCACCATTGTACCTGAAGAATTCACATTGGTGTCCCCAAATGATACAGAAATTGTATCATCTAGTGATGAGGTTTCAATGATCAGAAGTATCTTGAACAATACAccccaaaaaaatgaaaatcttaGTCAAATTAATAACAAGTACGAATGTAGTGTTAATCCGAGTTTGTCAGgcgatgaaaaaaatattaatgattctaaTGAGGATAGTTGTATCAGTATCACTGATGGcaaagatatttcttcttctatCAATCAATTTTCAGGAGTTGTTGAGGATACTCTAAGTGATATGCAAAA TTCTTCGGCTGAAGTCAACTCCCTGGAAACCATATTATGTGAAGCGATCAAATTAGAATTTCAAACTTTCACTCCAATCAATCAGAGCCATTCCAAAGAATTGAACGATGCAGAAAGAGCAAAATTGAATGAACTAATTGTTGCTAATAAAGTTTTGTCTGTACCTTTCGATGATGATATAGAAAACAGTCTCTTAGGACAAATGAGG GATCCTCATGGTAAATTGGAAGCTGACCCAGCTCTTCTAGACGTTATAAATTTAACAGCTATTGCTATTAGGAGACTTATACGAATggttaaaaaaattaacgccTTCAAAAGTATGTGCCAAGAGGATCAAGTGTCGCTGTTGAAAGGAGGTGCAAcagaaataatgattttgaGAAGTGCTATGAATTACGATTCGAAAAATAAGTCCTGGCAG atACCAAAAAAGCAACAAAGCATCAACTTAAATGTAGATATTTTGAAACAAGCCAAGAACAATGCGTATGATGAGCatgaaaaatttatcagaaCCTTCGATCCAAGATGGAGGGCAgatgaaaatatcattttgataATGTGTGCTATAGCCCTGTTCACACCAGATAGGCCGAGGGTGGTCCATAAGGATGTTATTAAATTAGAACAG AATTCCTACTATTACCTACTGAAAAGGTATTTGGAATGTACCTATCCAGGTTGTGAAGcaaaatcaacattcttaaaACTCATGCAAAAAATATCGAAGCTCCATGTTCTGAACGAAGAGCTGGTGAATATATATTTAGACGTGAATCCATCTCAGGTCGAACCTCTACTTATCGAGTTATTCGATTTAAAGCCTTGA
- the LOC123680519 gene encoding uncharacterized protein LOC123680519, whose amino-acid sequence MMPKECWTFFLIFLPLWVAADENIYVINGKRPLHVVSEKFLSISIDPAILLTKINLSDVSLRMARHLSPAYVRIAGPSTEFVRYIDTDEKSKESEDSDNVTVTPSVWFAVNEWFNMANLTPVFGINDADTTVGVWNPKSILPLLEISDKFNLTCMWQLGYDCSNKTDTQYVEDLRILRHILDAFPDRKNSWKIVGSNIRKCTHRNGCRRLLDSLKGIADYVVWEQFERDHNMLNDELAHVIFGERSNPKLWTSVPRNRNPATFETALQWSKEVGEAARNGFDVILRTPRMYEFFIDTPVFWFSLLYKTLVGNVVLDMRSASSDTKMEAFAYCAKHQNNFNQRGAMVLMVVNEADVERTAQIRLSAFAKNMEIQSYVLTSKSDVRSMYLNGEKLKASILEQEQLVFTPKLRRAKLSNGLFITVPAKSIGLFVLPGARVTACMDEEEEMSLLMEEIESDQELPLSAELAVELKSRNFQETNVSLKEMERELQEELETDEKFYLESRKEETHQKLDDILEDLKDNYERQEDPQFHLKIDEDTRKKILERAKLVEAQRKLTESEQRLVNLSRMILAKTHEKSKHVEKTSEETVDEKPFLKTKLEPSKTLESFPTFKFSKTNNHHPTDAKELHVKKLVLGKPKSLHDQFKDIMKHPTLNSLKHPLHGHTNDQVEEFEVPTLNSLHHDEFPQFDHKKLTKNLHEHFKDILANSKINQMKKHEIKEKPSDLELELTSAEVKKILADRVKARAAKTNIRFTNEELTEIMKKATEKLKHDHSLRARVGLKSSRLKRDINMKLLNEASKQRHRKDSSEESSEVEPKKKTLHPSLEKIIVNPFYKKKEVHGKPSKTSDSSVMDSTELNDDFDLYFEDDNKAPKKSHTNDHKMKNQKVCSEKKRFKARNRNNDFEEEDDETKKYMRLEEYFRNAKEAQKKFDDIDFSDEDDYSNMEDDGINRRKRDTAENKHPVGCSCSNLADGLMKSLQKFIDSENKDDLESLQHKLEAYDKTIESIDKNKETKTNNNSKKRRSVITVHHNYRPIADTYKSWRPEDILLMKPRNILPSKSFAMINDLPLYQHLLHKNNIKRSIGSKKKTNFLSEDSAESMDSILNRIDKDDSSEYGENYRDFQLIFPNKNKIELRKKDNITKITLEHLTKPSKTLDNETSTTYKSTTVKEEYESRHKFLHKNLSHIQIIPRNGTDNFFHHAFEHLHSFIHKIGSKIRSYFDDVF is encoded by the exons ATGATGCCGAAAGAATGTTGGAcgttttttctaatttttttaccGTTGTGGGTTGCAGCTGATGAAAATATCTACGTTATTAATGGCAAAAGACCGTTACATGTTGttagtgaaaaatttttgagcaTTTCCATCGATCCGGCCATCCTATTGACAAAAATCAATCTGAG CGATGTATCCCTCCGTATGGCACGTCACCTCAGTCCAGCTTACGTGAGAATAGCTGGTCCATCAACAGAATTCGTGAGATACATAGACACCGATGAGAAATCTAAAGAAAGCGAAGACTCTGACAATGTTACTGTCACACCTTCTGTTTGGTTTGCGGTCAACGAATGGTTCAACATGGCTAATTTGACACCCGTTTTTGGAATCAACGATGCTGACACTACTGTAGGCGTATGGAATCCAAAATCCATACTGCCTCTTCTGGAAATATCGGATAAATTCAATCTGACCTGCATGTGGCAGTTAGGATATG ATTGCTCCAATAAAACAGACACACAATACGTAGAAGATCTGCGTATTTTAAGGCACATCTTAGACGCTTTCCCTGATAGAAAGAATTCTTGGAAAATTGTGGGAAGTAACATAAGAAAATGCACTCATAGGAATGGCTGTAGGAGATTGTTAGACTCCCTCAAAGGCATAGCAGACTACGTTGTTTGGGAACA ATTCGAGAGAGACCATAACATGCTAAACGATGAACTGGCACATGTAATATTCGGAGAAAGAAGTAATCCCAAACTATGGACGTCTGTACCAAGAAATCGAAATCCAGCTACTTTTGAAACAGCTCTCCAATGGTCTAAAGAAGTGGGGGAAGCAGCCAGAAATGGTTTTGATGTCATATTACGAACTCCTAGGATGTATGAGTTCTTCATCGACACACCT GTATTTTGGTTTTCCTTATTGTACAAAACCTTGGTAGGGAATGTCGTTCTAGATATGAGGTCAGCTAGTTCAGATACCAAGATGGAGGCGTTTGCTTATTGTGCCAAACACCAAAACAATTTCAATCAAAGAGGTGCCATGGTTCTTATGGTCGTCAATGAAGCAGATGTTGAGCGCACTGCCCAAATAAGACTGAGCGCTTTTGCTAAAAATATGGAGATACAATCCTACGTATTAACCTCCAAATCAGATGTGAG ATCGATGTACCTCAATGGCGAAAAACTGAAGGCCTCAATTCTCGAACAAGAACAGCTGGTCTTCACCCCAAAACTAAGAAGGGCCAAACTATCCAACGGATTGTTCATCACTGTACCCGCCAAATCCATAGGCCTCTTCGTCCTACCAGGAGCTAGAGTAACAGCCTGCATGGACGAAGAAGAAGAGATGTCCCTCCTCATGGAAGAGATAGAGTCGGATCAAGAACTCCCTCTATCGGCAGAATTGGCGGTAGAACTGAAATCCAGGAACTTTCAAGAGACCAACGTGAGCCTGAAGGAGATGGAGCGAGAGCTGCAGGAAGAATTGGAGACCGATGAGAAGTTCTATCTTGAGAGTAGGAAGGAGGAAACTCACCAAAAGTTGGACGATATCTTGGAAGACCTGAAGGACAACTATGAGAGACAAGAGGATCCGCAGTTCCATCTGAAGATCGACGAGGACACCAGAAAGAAGATCTTGGAGAGAGCTAAGCTGGTAGAGGCTCAAAGAAAACTGACAGAGTCTGAGCAGCGTTTGGTGAACTTGAGTAGGATGATACTGGCAAAAACTCACGAGAAGTCAAAGCACGTTGAGAAAACTTCTGAAGAAACGGTAGACGAGAAACCGTTCTTGAAGACAAAACTTGAACCATCCAAAACCTTAGAAAGCTTCCCTACTTTCAAATTCTCCAAGACGAACAACCATCACCCAACAGATGCCAAAGAGCTTCACGTCAAGAAGTTAGTTCTTGGAAAACCAAAGAGTCTACATGACCAGTTCAAGGATATAATGAAGCACCCTACTCTAAACTCCCTAAAGCACCCTCTACACGGCCATACCAACGATCAAGTCGAGGAGTTCGAAGTACCAACATTGAACAGTCTACACCACGATGAGTTTCCACAATTCGACCACAAGAAGTTAACCAAGAACCTCCATGAACATTTCAAAGATATCTTGGCTAACTCCAAGATAAACCAAATGAAAAAACACGAGATTAAGGAAAAACCAAGTGATTTAGAGTTGGAGTTGACCAGCGCTGAAGTTAAGAAGATTTTAGCTGACAGAGTGAAGGCTAGAGCTGCTAAAACTAACATTCGTTTTACAAACGAAGAGCTTACTGAGATAATGAAGAAAGCTACGGAGAAACTGAAGCATGATCACAGTTTGAGGGCTAGAGTTGGTTTGAAATCTTCAAGATTGAAAAGAGACATCAATATGAAACTTTTAAATGAAGCCTCTAAGCAAAGGCACAGAAAAGATAGTTCGGAGGAATCTTCTGAAGTTGAACCAAAGAAGAAGACACTACACCCTTCtttagaaaaaattatcgtGAATCCATTTTACAAAAAGAAGGAAGTTCATGGGAAACCATCCAAAACTTCAGATAGCTCCGTTATGGATTCTACAGAACTGAATGatgattttgatttgtattttgAAGATGATAACAAGGCTCCTAAAAAATCACATACAAATGACCATAAAATGAAGAACCAAAAGGTGTGTTCTGAAAAGAAACGCTTCAAGGCTAGGAAtagaaataatgattttgaagAG gaagaTGACGAAACCAAAAAGTACATGAGATTGGAAGAATATTTTAGGAATGCCAAGGAAGCTCAGAAAAAGTTCGACGACATCGATTTTTCAGATGAAGATGACTACAGCAACATGGAAGATGATGGTATTAACCGTCGTAAAAGAGATACAGCTGAAAATAAACACCCAGTAGGTTGTTCTTGTTCCAATTTAGCTGACGGTCTAATGAAGTCACTGCAAAAATTTATCGACAGTGAAAACAAGGATGATTTAGAATCTTTGCAGCATAAATTGGAGGCTTACGATAAAACTATAGAGTCAAtagataaaaataaagaaacaaaAACTAATAACAATAGTAAAAAACGTAGATCGGTGATTACCGTTCACCATAATTATAGACCTATAGCTGATACTTATAAAAGTTGGAGACCAGAAGATATTCTCTTGATGAAACCTAGAAATATACTGCCATCCAAAAGTTTTGCGATGATAAATGATTTACCACTCTACCAACACCTTCTTCATAAGAACAATATCAAAAGAAGTATAGGCTCTAAAAAGAAGACCAACTTTCTCTCAGAAGATTCAGCTGAAAGTATGGACTCTATCTTGAACAGAATCGACAAAGATGACTCTTCTGAATACGGAGAAAACTATAGAGATTTCCAGTTGATTTTTcccaacaaaaataaaatcgaGTTGAGAAAAAAGGACAATATCACGAAAATAACGTTGGAGCACTTGACCAAACCTAGTAAAACATTAGATAATGAAACATCAACAACATACAAGTCGACAACAGTTAAAGAGGAATACGAGAGTAGACACAAATTTTTACACAAAAATCTATCTCATATTCAAATAATCCCCAGAAATGGTACTGACAATTTCTTCCACCATGCTTTTGAACATCTGCATTCTTTtattcataagataggaagtaaAATTAGAAGTTATTTCGATGATGTGTTTTAA
- the LOC123680521 gene encoding protein deadpan-like translates to MPISEDEYDSRSLQEPSVTMSKAELRKTHKPIMEKRRRARINHCLNEIKSLVLEAMNKDPSRHSKLEKADILEMAVKHLQNIQRQQLAIAMATNPSAVRKFRAGFDDCADEIDKCLNQLEGVGDNLKQGLSSHLRKCMSGIEQVAHINYPDQSHVPFLSNPNVMSAPTSKLDVGLDSTTSRVGDLNNNPFFRIPQGLQLVPERLRPGDLTLLLSNVTNNFNFSNTTPSHVHVKETERPSAFATVIPSSLSGKLLSPPLSPKTYQIPDERSSSPQGFRPVHITIKPVIAYANPRCEDDAQVCQISSTSAPLSSEIKTMKFPIQNTNEKRTLIGQSKTSEPLSVITNQNERYKQAKVVQDSLYCEENIQRGIKRKFEESQQGLLVTAEDYPQKKILLFESSSSSKTDKASTSSSSIPQPPKDQNEDSCSEMWRPW, encoded by the exons ATGCCAATCAGTGAAGACGAATACGATTCAAGATCTCTCCAAGAACCAAGCGTCACAATGTCTAAGGCTGAATTGAGAAAG ACTCACAAACCTATTATGGAGAAACGTAGGAGAGCAAGGATCAACCATTGTCTGAACGAAATCAAAAGTCTCGTTTTGGAAGCAATGAACAAAGAT CCCTCAAGACACTCTAAACTGGAGAAGGCCGACATCTTGGAAATGGCTGTTAAGCATCTGCAAAACATCCAACGCCAACAACTCGCCATTGCCATGGCTACCAACCCTTCAGCTGTCAGAAAATTCAGGGCAGGTTTCGACGATTGTGCAGATGAAATCGACAAGTGCCTCAATCAGCTTGAAGGTGTGGGTGATAACCTCAAACAAGGCCTCAGCAGCCACCTCAGGAAGTGTATGAGTGGCATTGAGCAAGTTGCACACATCAACTACCCAGACCAGAGTCACGTGCCTTTCTTGAGCAACCCCAACGTAATGTCTGCACCAACATCCAAGCTAGACGTAGGTTTGGACTCTACCACCAGCAGGGTGGGAGACTTGAACAACAACCCTTTCTTCAGGATACCTCAAGGGTTGCAGTTGGTCCCTGAAAGATTAAGACCTGGAGATCTGACTCTCTTGCTTTCGAACGTCACCAACAACTTCAACTTCTCCAATACAACCCCGAGCCACGTACACGTCAAGGAGACTGAAAGACCAAGTGCCTTTGCAACTGTGATACCTTCGTCTCTGTCTGGAAAACTGTTGAGTCCTCCACTAAGTCCCAAAACCTACCAAATCCCAGATGAAAGAAGCTCGTCTCCTCAAGGATTCAGACCAGTTCACATCACCATCAAACCTGTTATTGCATACGCTAACCCTAGATGTGAAGACGATGCACAGGTCTGCCAAATATCTTCTACTTCTGCACCTCTATCCTCAGAAATAAAAACCATGAAGTTCCCAATTCAGAACACCAACGAGAAAAGGACTTTGATCGGTCAGAGTAAGACTTCTGAGCCTCTTTCTGTGATAACCAATCAAAACGAAAGGTACAAGCAAGCTAAAGTTGTTCAGGATTCTTTATATTGTGAGGAGAACATTCAAAGGGGTATCAAAAGGAAGTTTGAAGAAAGTCAACAAGGACTTTTGGTAACCGCGGAAGATTACCCTCAAAAGAAGATACTACTATTTGAGTCCAGCTCTTCTTCCAAGACAgacaaagcttcaacatcgtcTTCTTCAATTCCTCAACCTCCCAAAGATCAAAATGAAGATAGCTGTTCCGAAATGTGGAGACCATGGTGA